One genomic segment of Ictalurus punctatus breed USDA103 chromosome 12, Coco_2.0, whole genome shotgun sequence includes these proteins:
- the rtbdn gene encoding retbindin, producing MVVSSAFVFAYWASFLIAYGWCREGACLQDGHHKSMPSPEPNLKECSSYMENACCSAQDIEDLTASTSSVSWDRCGSLSTVCEEFLKRVICFYRCSPDATYWPHPQRGSSLRVVPLCHSFCRDWYEVCKSDLTCARDWTRDPRGLNCTGSCIPYQQMYQHGRDLCESLWGDAFMTVEDEALEVKGRGCGCLNLNASDREVIAALRTQKDDPDELDTTKHHGNTLCAHTAATAPQQGQRNHGKSVLHKRSAPAVHDPEGSGSGF from the exons ATGGTCGTTTCCTCAGCATTCGTCTTTGCCTATTGGGCAAGTTTTCTGATTGCATATGGTTGGTGCAGAGAAGGGGCATGTCTTCAGGATGGACATCACAAGTCCATGCCCAGTCCAGAGCCCAATCTTAAAGAATGCTCCTCTTACATGGAGA ATGCTTGCTGCTCGGCGCAAGACATTGAGGACCTTACTGCTTCTACTAGCAGTGTATCGTGGGACAGGTGTGGCTCTCTCAGTacagt gTGTGAGGAGTTCCTGAAGAGAGTCATATGTTTTTACCGCTGCTCTCCTGATGCCACATACTGGCCACACCCTCAGCGTGGCTCCTCCCTCAGGGTGGTGCCTCTGTGCCACAGCTTCTGCAGAGACTG GTATGAAGTTTGTAAATCAGACCTCACGTGTGCTCGAGACTGGACCCGTGATCCCAGAGGACTAAACTGCACTGGCAGCTGCATACCCTATCAACAG aTGTACCAGCATGGCCGAGACCTCTGCGAGAGCCTCTGGGGTGACGCCTTCATGACCGTGGAGGATGAGGCCCTGGAGGTCAAAGGCCGTGGCTGTGGATGTTTGAACCTCAACGCCTCAGACCGAGAGGTCATAGCTGCTCTGAGAACGCAGAAGGATGACCCGGATGAGCTGGACACCACTAAACACCATGGAAACACCCTCTGCGCTCACACTGCAGCCACAGCGCCCCAGCAGGGGCAGAGGAACCACGGCAAGTCGGTGTTACACAAACGCTCGGCTCCCGCCGTCCACGACCCGGAGGGCAGCGGCAGCGGCTTCTAG